One region of Faecalibacter bovis genomic DNA includes:
- a CDS encoding B12-binding domain-containing radical SAM protein, translating to MKSDLLLITPPFTQLNTPYPGTVYLKGFLNNLNYITFQADLGLDVILQLFSKKGLSDLFQLIEDSQIELGENSYRIYTLREDYIHSIDHVIRFLQGKNSTLADSIVQDGYLPEASRFAELDDLDWAFGSMSFQDKAKHLATLYLEDLSDFIIETVDENFGFSRYAERLGRSANSFDELYGELQKDITFIDRITLSELEKLIQHTNPKMVGFSVPFPGNLYSAFRCAQYIKKNHPQIKISMGGGFPNTELRSLSDPRVFEFFDFITLDDGEAPVEQLLKLNNQEIEISELKRTFTLIDNKVEYINNPLVKDYKFSEVGTPDYTDLNLDQYISVIEVINPMHRLWSDGRWNKLTMAHGCYWGKCTFCDISLDYIKVYEPIAAKQIVDKMEELIVTTNNTGFHFVDEAAPPALMREVALEILRRKLTVTWWTNIRFEKSFTLDLCRLLKASGCIAVSGGLEVASDRLLKLIDKGVTVDQVAVVNRNFTEAGIMVHAYLMYGFPTQTKQETIDSLEMVRQMFELGILQSGFWHQFAMTSHSPVGLDPEKFNVINHSTEIGTFANNDMVHEEKTGLDHNQFSFGLNKSLFNYMHGVGFEIPLQEWFDMKVPKTSVQSNHIESILNQDLFVSHKPTQKVVWLGGIPTLEIRTKTKKGRTFENAVLTFHTKSNYLEVMLEKEEGEWLIDFIKELKTSDKPISYQKMKQSFEETTNSDFEVFIYSKAVNQIKEEALLIV from the coding sequence TTGAAATCGGATTTATTACTTATCACACCTCCATTTACACAGTTAAATACACCTTATCCTGGAACTGTCTATCTAAAAGGATTTTTGAATAACTTAAATTATATAACTTTTCAAGCCGACTTAGGTTTAGACGTTATTTTACAACTTTTTAGCAAGAAAGGACTTTCAGATTTATTTCAATTAATTGAAGATTCTCAAATAGAATTAGGGGAAAATAGTTATAGAATTTATACACTTCGTGAAGATTATATTCATTCTATTGATCATGTTATTCGATTTTTACAAGGTAAGAATTCCACATTAGCAGATTCCATTGTTCAAGATGGATATTTGCCTGAAGCTTCTCGCTTTGCAGAATTGGATGATTTGGATTGGGCTTTTGGATCGATGTCCTTTCAAGATAAAGCGAAACATTTAGCAACTTTATATTTAGAAGATTTATCGGATTTTATTATTGAAACGGTTGATGAAAATTTTGGATTTAGTCGTTATGCTGAACGATTAGGTCGTTCGGCAAATTCATTTGATGAATTATATGGTGAATTACAAAAAGATATAACTTTTATCGATCGTATCACCTTATCCGAACTCGAAAAGTTAATTCAACATACAAATCCGAAAATGGTCGGCTTTTCTGTCCCATTTCCTGGAAATTTATATTCAGCTTTTCGTTGTGCTCAATATATTAAAAAGAATCATCCACAGATAAAAATTTCGATGGGCGGTGGATTTCCTAACACAGAATTACGTTCACTTTCAGATCCGCGTGTTTTTGAATTTTTTGATTTTATAACTTTAGATGATGGTGAAGCTCCAGTTGAACAATTATTGAAATTAAATAATCAAGAAATTGAAATTTCTGAATTGAAAAGGACTTTTACTTTAATTGATAATAAGGTTGAGTATATTAATAATCCATTAGTCAAAGATTATAAATTTAGTGAAGTTGGTACGCCAGATTACACTGATTTAAATTTGGATCAATATATTTCTGTAATTGAGGTTATTAATCCTATGCACCGTTTGTGGAGTGATGGACGATGGAATAAATTGACAATGGCACACGGTTGTTATTGGGGGAAATGTACGTTTTGTGATATTTCGTTGGATTATATAAAAGTTTATGAGCCAATTGCAGCAAAACAAATCGTGGATAAAATGGAAGAATTGATTGTAACCACAAATAATACTGGTTTCCATTTTGTTGATGAAGCTGCTCCGCCAGCATTAATGCGTGAAGTTGCGTTAGAAATATTACGTCGTAAACTAACTGTCACTTGGTGGACTAATATTCGATTCGAGAAAAGTTTTACATTAGATTTGTGCCGTTTACTTAAAGCTTCCGGTTGTATAGCTGTTTCCGGTGGATTAGAAGTTGCTTCTGATCGATTATTAAAGTTAATTGATAAAGGAGTTACCGTAGATCAAGTTGCGGTTGTAAATCGTAATTTTACTGAAGCCGGAATTATGGTACACGCGTATTTAATGTATGGTTTTCCAACACAAACGAAGCAAGAAACGATTGACAGTTTAGAAATGGTTCGACAAATGTTCGAATTAGGTATTCTTCAATCTGGATTTTGGCATCAATTTGCGATGACTTCACATAGCCCTGTTGGTTTGGATCCAGAAAAATTTAATGTAATTAATCACAGTACAGAAATTGGAACATTTGCCAATAATGATATGGTGCATGAGGAAAAAACTGGATTAGATCATAATCAATTTTCGTTTGGTTTAAATAAATCTTTATTCAATTATATGCATGGGGTTGGTTTTGAAATTCCATTACAAGAATGGTTTGATATGAAAGTTCCTAAAACTTCGGTTCAATCAAATCATATAGAATCTATTTTAAATCAAGATTTATTTGTTTCACATAAACCGACTCAAAAAGTAGTTTGGTTAGGTGGAATTCCGACATTGGAAATTCGTACAAAAACGAAAAAAGGAAGAACATTTGAAAATGCTGTATTAACTTTTCATACCAAGAGCAATTACTTAGAAGTGATGTTGGAAAAAGAAGAAGGTGAGTGGCTGATCGATTTTATTAAGGAATTAAAAACTTCAGACAAACCTATTTCATACCAGAAAATGAAACAAAGTTTTGAAGAAACTACAAATTCTGATTTTGAAGTGTTCATTTACTCTAAAGCAGTCAATCAAATCAAAGAAGAAGCATTATTAATTGTATAA
- a CDS encoding homogentisate 1,2-dioxygenase, translating into MPLYHALGNFPQKRHTVFRKPNGDLYAEELVSTHGFSSTYSNVYHCYPPTLVKEINEPFSVEPKIARAKHLKHTSLKGFKVKPTKDYIESRVPVLVNNDLHISLAAPQQSMTDYFYKNSMADEVIFIHEGSGILKTGYGQIPFEYGDYLVIPRGIIYQLHFNDEHNRLFITESFSPIETPRRYRNHFGQLMEHAPFCERDIKRPQDLETFDEHGDFKIMIKKEGLIYPYVYGTHPFDFVGWDGYHYPWAFSIHNFEPITGRIHQPPPVHQTFEGAGFVICSFVPRLFDYHPNAIPAPYNHSNVDSDEILYYVDGDFMSRKSVEKGQITLHPAGIPHGPHPGTVEKSIGAKETHELAVMIDPFRPLMLTEQALELEDPDYYKSWLY; encoded by the coding sequence ATGCCATTGTATCATGCTTTGGGGAATTTTCCTCAGAAAAGACATACGGTATTCAGAAAACCAAATGGGGATTTATACGCAGAAGAGTTAGTATCTACTCATGGTTTTTCGAGCACGTATTCTAATGTTTATCATTGTTATCCGCCAACTTTGGTAAAGGAAATAAACGAACCATTTTCGGTTGAACCTAAAATCGCTCGCGCAAAACATTTAAAACACACTTCTTTAAAAGGATTTAAAGTAAAGCCAACAAAGGATTATATAGAATCTCGTGTACCAGTTTTAGTAAATAATGATTTACATATTTCATTGGCTGCTCCACAACAATCGATGACTGATTATTTCTATAAAAATTCGATGGCTGATGAAGTTATTTTTATTCATGAAGGTTCTGGAATTTTAAAAACTGGATATGGTCAAATTCCTTTTGAATATGGTGACTATTTGGTAATTCCGAGAGGAATTATTTATCAGCTTCATTTTAATGATGAGCATAATAGGTTATTTATTACAGAATCCTTTAGTCCGATTGAAACACCACGTCGTTACAGAAATCATTTTGGTCAGTTAATGGAGCACGCGCCATTTTGTGAACGTGACATTAAACGTCCACAGGATTTAGAAACATTTGATGAGCATGGTGATTTTAAAATCATGATAAAAAAAGAAGGATTAATTTATCCTTATGTTTATGGAACACATCCTTTCGATTTTGTAGGTTGGGATGGATATCATTATCCATGGGCATTTTCTATTCATAATTTCGAACCAATTACGGGACGTATTCATCAACCGCCTCCAGTTCACCAAACTTTTGAAGGTGCAGGTTTTGTAATTTGTAGTTTCGTTCCACGACTTTTTGATTATCATCCAAATGCGATTCCAGCACCATATAATCATAGTAATGTAGATTCTGATGAGATTTTATATTATGTGGATGGAGATTTTATGTCTAGAAAATCTGTCGAAAAAGGTCAAATCACATTGCATCCAGCAGGAATTCCACATGGTCCACATCCAGGAACTGTGGAAAAATCGATAGGAGCGAAGGAAACACATGAACTTGCTGTTATGATAGATCCTTTTAGACCTTTAATGCTAACTGAACAAGCGTTAGAATTAGAAGATCCAGATTATTATAAATCATGGTTATATTAG
- the hppD gene encoding 4-hydroxyphenylpyruvate dioxygenase — translation MSTQTFAEKIAQAQDFLPINGTDYIEFYVGNAKQAAHYYKTAFGYQEIAYAGPETGVRDRASYVLQQGKIRLVLTSGLKSDSPICEHAKKHGDGVKILALWVDDAYDAFEQTTKRGGKPYMEPTTITDEFGEVKMAGIYTYGETIHMFIERKNYNGPFMPGYVKSESTYQPTDCGLLYVDHCVGNVGWNRMNETVQWYQDVMGFVNILSFDDKQINTEYSALMSKVMSNGNGFSKFPINEPAEGKKKSQVEEYLDFYEGEGVQHIAVATKDIIKTVTELKSRGVEFLSAPPEAYYDMIPDRVGEIDEDIKKLQELGILVDCDEEGYLLQIFTKPVEDRPTLFYEIIERHGAQSFGAGNFKALFEALEREQAKRGNL, via the coding sequence ATGAGCACACAAACATTTGCTGAAAAAATAGCACAAGCACAAGACTTTCTTCCTATTAATGGAACTGATTATATTGAATTTTATGTAGGAAATGCAAAACAAGCTGCACATTACTACAAAACAGCTTTCGGTTACCAAGAAATTGCGTACGCTGGTCCAGAAACCGGAGTAAGAGATAGAGCATCATACGTTTTACAACAAGGAAAAATTCGTTTAGTTTTAACTTCAGGTTTAAAATCGGATTCGCCAATTTGTGAGCATGCAAAAAAACACGGTGATGGAGTTAAAATTTTAGCACTTTGGGTAGATGATGCTTACGATGCATTTGAACAAACAACAAAACGTGGTGGAAAACCATATATGGAACCAACTACAATTACTGATGAATTTGGTGAGGTAAAAATGGCTGGTATTTATACATATGGTGAAACTATACATATGTTTATTGAGCGTAAAAACTACAATGGTCCATTTATGCCTGGTTATGTTAAATCTGAATCTACTTATCAGCCGACTGATTGTGGTTTATTATATGTAGATCACTGTGTAGGAAATGTTGGTTGGAATAGAATGAACGAAACGGTACAATGGTACCAAGATGTAATGGGATTTGTAAACATTTTATCCTTTGATGACAAACAAATTAATACTGAATATTCAGCTTTAATGTCTAAAGTAATGTCTAATGGAAATGGTTTTTCAAAATTCCCAATTAATGAACCAGCTGAAGGTAAAAAGAAATCACAAGTTGAGGAATATTTAGATTTTTACGAAGGAGAAGGTGTACAACATATTGCAGTTGCGACAAAAGATATTATCAAAACTGTAACTGAATTAAAATCGCGCGGGGTTGAGTTTTTATCTGCGCCACCAGAAGCATACTATGATATGATTCCAGATCGCGTAGGTGAAATTGATGAAGACATCAAAAAATTACAAGAATTAGGAATCTTAGTAGATTGTGATGAGGAAGGTTATTTATTACAAATTTTTACTAAACCAGTTGAAGATCGTCCAACATTATTTTATGAAATAATCGAACGTCATGGAGCTCAATCTTTCGGAGCTGGTAATTTTAAAGCTTTGTTTGAAGCATTGGAAAGAGAACAAGCTAAACGAGGAAACTTATAA
- a CDS encoding curli production assembly/transport protein CsgE has protein sequence MVSLKGVILNNEEIIHDLNFLLITIKKGKSNNLSNQKQEGRFVVEPNQKKELSEIKMNLSPGDELKSYLFIRDELNNSLIAKDSIFLQYDGNDIKLNQYTNQPVQIKTNEFILRGLVVDQTKTKGGRDFFDLFYSKYNLLSEKFPFVTTITEVPGIGRNSIIQIEDADKILYSFRVTPNEDFLVSQVEFTLRRLNQYYNEIKFIKDQISAP, from the coding sequence ATGGTATCATTAAAAGGTGTGATACTCAATAATGAAGAAATTATACATGATTTAAATTTTTTGTTAATCACTATCAAAAAAGGAAAGAGTAATAATTTGTCAAATCAAAAACAAGAAGGAAGATTTGTGGTAGAGCCAAATCAAAAAAAGGAACTATCTGAAATAAAAATGAATCTGTCTCCTGGAGATGAATTAAAATCATACCTCTTTATTCGTGATGAATTAAATAACAGTTTAATTGCAAAAGATTCAATTTTCTTACAATACGATGGCAATGATATTAAGTTAAATCAATACACAAACCAACCTGTACAAATTAAAACGAATGAATTTATACTAAGAGGTTTAGTAGTTGATCAAACTAAAACAAAAGGCGGAAGAGATTTCTTTGATTTATTTTATTCTAAATATAATTTATTAAGCGAAAAATTCCCTTTTGTTACGACTATCACCGAAGTTCCAGGTATTGGTAGAAATTCAATCATTCAAATCGAAGATGCTGATAAAATTTTATACAGTTTTAGGGTAACTCCTAATGAAGATTTTTTAGTGTCACAAGTAGAATTTACTTTAAGAAGATTAAATCAATATTACAATGAAATTAAATTTATAAAGGATCAAATATCAGCTCCTTAA
- a CDS encoding curli assembly protein CsgF has product MRTVLLLTFLCTSFSFAFSQQMVYKPINSSFGGDTYNYNWLLNSANAQNQFKVSMNYGNLNQNSPIGSFQDNLNRQLLNNISNGLFGNNYDQTTMQPGVYNLGSLNVSISEYYGGLNIVIIDIKTGEQTNINLPNSY; this is encoded by the coding sequence ATGAGAACCGTTTTATTACTTACATTTCTCTGTACCTCCTTTAGTTTTGCCTTTTCTCAGCAAATGGTGTATAAACCGATAAATTCTAGTTTCGGGGGAGATACATACAACTACAATTGGTTGTTAAATTCAGCTAATGCTCAGAATCAATTCAAAGTAAGCATGAATTATGGCAATCTTAATCAAAACTCACCGATTGGAAGTTTTCAAGATAATCTTAATAGGCAATTATTAAATAATATATCTAACGGATTATTTGGGAATAACTACGATCAAACCACAATGCAACCCGGCGTTTATAATCTTGGTTCTTTGAATGTATCTATTTCAGAATACTATGGCGGATTGAATATCGTGATCATTGATATCAAAACCGGAGAACAGACAAATATAAATTTGCCGAATTCTTATTAA
- a CDS encoding CsgG/HfaB family protein translates to MNAPTDKEISTLGEVTPYTQKLKSLPLPNEKVVVAVYKFKDQTGQYKPSEYNANWSTAIPQGTTSILLKALEDSRWFTTIERENISDLLNERQIIKSTRQEYAAFQSPEEQKLTNQILPPLLFAGIIIEGGIVSYDSNIMTGGAGARYFGVGGSTEYRQDRISVYLRAVSTNNGKILKTVYTSKTILSQSMNGSFFRYIDLERLLEAEVGVTKNEPVHLAVKEAIEKAVYDLILEGSKENLWSVSKNHKEDFDKLIVAAEKEDSINNFRVDNRILTPKRGKYSVYGSLNGHNIKGDYTESEIKTGFKLGTKFFISKNINFDASFSNFSLENKNIFYQKFNAMDLNLEYIFLPEDTFSPFVYSGVGLITPQKTGSDYRGKVNVGAGFEFLPKSFIGIRIHGEYDFGLNDDWDNYVGGKRKDSQIVFGVGVNFYFGKNNLNKIY, encoded by the coding sequence ATGAATGCTCCTACAGACAAAGAAATTTCAACTTTAGGTGAAGTAACTCCTTATACTCAAAAATTAAAATCACTTCCATTACCAAATGAAAAGGTAGTTGTTGCGGTTTATAAATTTAAAGATCAGACCGGTCAATATAAACCGTCTGAATATAATGCTAATTGGAGTACAGCTATACCTCAAGGGACAACATCTATATTATTAAAAGCTTTAGAAGATTCAAGATGGTTTACAACCATTGAAAGAGAAAATATAAGTGATTTGTTAAATGAAAGACAAATCATAAAATCAACGAGACAAGAATATGCTGCCTTTCAATCACCAGAAGAGCAAAAATTAACAAACCAAATTTTACCACCCTTATTATTCGCAGGAATTATCATAGAAGGAGGAATCGTTTCTTACGATTCTAACATCATGACAGGTGGAGCAGGTGCGAGATATTTTGGTGTTGGAGGAAGTACTGAATATAGACAAGACAGAATTTCTGTTTATTTAAGAGCTGTTTCTACAAACAATGGAAAAATCTTAAAAACTGTATATACTTCAAAAACAATTTTATCACAATCGATGAATGGAAGTTTCTTCCGATACATTGATTTGGAAAGATTATTAGAAGCTGAAGTAGGTGTTACTAAAAATGAACCAGTTCACCTGGCAGTAAAAGAGGCTATTGAAAAAGCAGTTTATGATCTGATTTTAGAAGGATCTAAAGAAAATTTATGGAGTGTTTCTAAAAATCACAAAGAAGATTTTGATAAGCTAATTGTTGCAGCTGAAAAAGAAGACTCAATAAATAATTTTAGAGTAGATAACAGAATTTTAACGCCTAAAAGAGGTAAATATTCTGTTTATGGTAGTTTAAATGGCCATAATATAAAGGGTGATTACACTGAAAGTGAAATTAAAACTGGTTTTAAACTTGGTACAAAATTTTTTATTTCAAAGAATATCAATTTTGATGCATCCTTTTCAAATTTTAGTTTAGAGAACAAAAATATATTTTATCAGAAATTCAATGCAATGGATTTGAATTTAGAATATATTTTTTTACCAGAGGATACTTTTTCACCATTTGTTTATAGTGGTGTAGGTTTAATTACTCCCCAGAAAACAGGTAGTGATTATAGAGGAAAAGTAAATGTTGGTGCCGGATTTGAATTTTTACCAAAATCCTTTATAGGAATTCGTATTCATGGTGAATATGATTTTGGTTTGAACGATGATTGGGATAACTATGTTGGTGGTAAACGTAAAGACAGCCAAATTGTATTTGGAGTCGGAGTTAACTTTTATTTTGGTAAAAATAATCTAAACAAGATTTATTGA
- a CDS encoding carboxypeptidase regulatory-like domain-containing protein, which translates to MKNIISKYFFLLNVFLFSLSFIQCSEDYVDGSEKGTIKGIVVKHQSNEPLANVKITTAPTTETVFTSEDGSFIIKNVPLGDYSVKAELRGYLMEIQGANLVDYGQEVGLVFEMKDDNSLNSPPSVPQLLTPADNASELGLNVEVSWNCTDADSDELTYKLILKNNKNDEVLTYENITEKFFTFENLTFGTSYFWQVIASDGINDEVYSNTFKFTTSSIPQNRFHYVKLEGNNHVIYSSDETGNNFKFTQESVNSLRPRKNNSASLVSFLRMVEGNMHLFTAKLDGSDSFRVTEIPLAGFNNNEIDYAWSANGSEFLYPNYNKLYRVNKDGSGTNLVYTTDDGNFITECAWSYDGSKIVLKTNNIEGYNVKIYMIDLMGNKIKTILENVNGAAGGLDISVDGSKILFTRDISGFQNQFYRQLNTHIFIYDLNSDNVEDISDLSNIPSGFIDIDPRFSPNEAEVIFTQTSNDGRSQKDIYKVSLNADNDGRLTRTLLFENAWMPDWE; encoded by the coding sequence ATGAAAAATATAATTTCAAAATATTTCTTTCTTTTGAATGTGTTCCTATTTAGTCTTTCATTTATACAATGTAGTGAAGATTACGTAGATGGTTCAGAGAAAGGCACAATAAAAGGCATTGTTGTAAAACATCAATCCAATGAGCCTTTAGCTAATGTAAAAATTACAACAGCTCCTACAACTGAGACAGTTTTTACTTCTGAAGATGGATCGTTTATTATTAAAAATGTTCCACTTGGAGATTATTCAGTCAAAGCTGAATTAAGAGGGTATTTGATGGAAATTCAAGGAGCGAATTTAGTAGATTATGGACAGGAAGTAGGTTTAGTCTTTGAAATGAAGGATGATAATTCCTTAAATAGTCCACCTAGTGTTCCTCAACTTTTAACACCAGCTGATAATGCATCAGAATTAGGATTAAATGTTGAAGTTTCATGGAATTGTACAGATGCAGATAGTGATGAGTTGACATATAAACTTATTTTAAAAAATAATAAAAATGATGAGGTTTTAACTTATGAAAATATAACTGAAAAATTCTTCACGTTCGAGAATTTAACTTTTGGTACAAGCTACTTTTGGCAAGTTATTGCTTCGGATGGTATAAATGATGAAGTTTATAGTAACACGTTTAAATTTACTACGAGTTCAATTCCTCAGAATAGATTTCATTATGTAAAATTAGAAGGTAATAACCATGTGATCTATTCAAGTGATGAAACAGGTAATAATTTTAAGTTTACTCAAGAATCAGTTAATTCTCTAAGACCGCGAAAAAATAATTCAGCGAGTTTAGTTTCATTCCTGAGAATGGTAGAAGGTAATATGCATTTATTTACAGCAAAACTGGATGGATCAGATTCTTTTAGAGTAACAGAAATTCCGTTAGCGGGATTTAATAACAATGAAATTGATTACGCTTGGAGTGCAAATGGAAGTGAATTCCTTTATCCGAATTATAATAAACTTTATCGAGTTAATAAAGACGGAAGTGGAACTAATCTAGTATATACAACTGATGATGGTAATTTTATTACAGAATGTGCATGGAGTTACGATGGTTCAAAAATTGTTTTAAAAACAAATAATATTGAAGGTTATAATGTAAAAATTTACATGATTGATTTAATGGGAAATAAAATTAAAACAATCCTAGAAAATGTAAATGGAGCAGCTGGAGGTTTAGATATATCGGTAGATGGTAGTAAAATTCTTTTTACGAGAGATATATCAGGATTTCAAAATCAATTTTATAGACAATTAAATACGCATATATTTATTTACGACTTAAATTCAGATAATGTTGAGGATATATCTGATTTATCAAACATTCCTAGTGGATTTATAGATATTGACCCAAGGTTTTCTCCGAATGAAGCTGAAGTGATTTTTACTCAGACTTCTAATGATGGAAGATCACAAAAAGATATCTATAAGGTATCCTTAAACGCAGACAATGATGGTAGACTTACTAGAACCCTACTATTTGAAAATGCATGGATGCCAGATTGGGAATAG
- a CDS encoding LuxR C-terminal-related transcriptional regulator — protein sequence MRIFILDHHKIVIDGLIALLNRKKGIEIVGFATTLHEAKEWLTKNEVDLVITEIKFDNDDATDLIKLIKHMHKNTKILILTGDNRIKKVSGLFKLGINGFIEKHNETKFLIEAIKCVSNGESYIGEDLRNKIIQNFSNPYLSTNSNFNEVLGSITNRELEIIKLICEGCNSKEISSKLFISFNTVETHRKRIFQKLQIKNSIALIRFAIKHDLIDNNL from the coding sequence ATGAGAATTTTTATACTTGATCATCACAAGATTGTGATTGACGGGCTAATAGCACTTTTAAACAGGAAAAAAGGGATTGAAATCGTTGGTTTTGCTACCACTCTACATGAAGCAAAAGAATGGTTAACTAAGAACGAAGTCGATTTGGTTATTACTGAAATCAAATTTGACAATGATGATGCTACTGACTTAATAAAACTTATTAAGCATATGCACAAAAACACTAAAATTCTAATCCTTACTGGTGATAATAGAATTAAAAAAGTTTCAGGACTTTTTAAACTAGGAATCAACGGTTTCATCGAAAAACATAACGAAACAAAATTTCTTATTGAAGCGATAAAATGTGTAAGTAATGGAGAATCTTATATTGGTGAAGATTTAAGAAATAAGATTATTCAGAATTTTAGTAATCCATATTTATCTACAAACTCTAATTTTAATGAAGTTTTAGGAAGTATTACCAACCGTGAATTAGAAATTATAAAATTAATTTGTGAAGGTTGTAATAGTAAAGAAATTTCTAGCAAATTATTTATTAGTTTCAATACAGTGGAAACTCATCGTAAACGAATCTTTCAAAAACTACAGATCAAAAATTCAATAGCATTAATTCGTTTTGCTATAAAACATGATTTAATCGATAATAATCTATAA
- a CDS encoding DoxX family protein, translating to MSTKFSLVGNQTTAIDLSLLLLRIAAGGFMFTHGWGKLVKLVNGNFEFGDPIGLGVEISLALTVFSEIFCAFFIVVGLFTRLASIPLIITMIVAVFVVHLDHDFGKKELGLFYLINYLVLFLSGAGKYSVDSLLRNK from the coding sequence ATGAGTACAAAATTTTCTTTAGTAGGTAACCAAACTACTGCAATTGATTTATCATTATTATTATTACGTATCGCCGCAGGTGGATTTATGTTTACACATGGTTGGGGTAAATTGGTTAAATTAGTTAACGGAAACTTCGAATTTGGTGATCCTATTGGACTTGGTGTTGAAATTTCATTAGCATTAACTGTTTTTTCAGAAATTTTTTGTGCCTTTTTTATTGTCGTAGGTCTTTTTACACGTTTAGCTTCTATTCCTTTAATTATCACGATGATAGTTGCCGTTTTTGTGGTTCACTTAGATCATGATTTTGGAAAAAAAGAACTTGGTTTATTCTATCTAATCAATTATTTAGTATTATTTTTATCAGGAGCAGGTAAATATTCAGTAGACTCTTTATTGAGAAATAAATGA
- the def gene encoding peptide deformylase encodes MKQIISLVVFVCSYFLNAQPMNAAYEKLTKEEINLIKAKSAQTPMRVLLTTSSADTKVLQSISKDIDPKDPMIKLLADRMFATVQDEKSKGVGIAAPQIGINRNAFWVQRFDKDGQPFEFYINPKITWYSSILRYGREGCLSIPEEFGKVHRSLAIQLNYFDLEGNQFEEIIEGFTAVIFQHEYDHLIGKLFTDRVLEQESSTYKNAEEVNEVYYQTK; translated from the coding sequence ATGAAACAAATAATTAGTTTAGTTGTTTTCGTTTGCTCATATTTTCTAAATGCACAGCCTATGAATGCAGCTTACGAAAAGCTTACAAAGGAAGAAATCAATTTAATAAAAGCAAAATCGGCGCAAACTCCAATGCGTGTTTTACTTACAACGTCTTCTGCTGATACAAAAGTTTTACAATCTATTTCTAAGGATATTGATCCTAAGGATCCAATGATAAAATTATTGGCCGATCGCATGTTTGCAACAGTACAAGACGAAAAAAGTAAAGGTGTTGGTATTGCAGCTCCACAAATTGGCATTAACAGAAATGCATTTTGGGTACAGCGTTTTGATAAGGATGGTCAACCATTTGAGTTTTATATTAATCCAAAAATCACCTGGTATTCATCAATTTTACGATACGGTCGAGAAGGTTGTCTTTCAATTCCAGAAGAATTTGGTAAAGTGCACCGAAGTTTAGCTATTCAATTAAATTACTTTGATTTAGAAGGTAATCAATTCGAAGAAATTATTGAAGGTTTTACTGCGGTTATTTTTCAGCATGAATATGATCATTTGATCGGTAAGTTGTTTACAGATAGAGTTTTAGAGCAGGAATCTTCAACTTATAAGAATGCTGAAGAAGTAAACGAAGTATATTATCAAACTAAATAA